From Melitaea cinxia chromosome 3, ilMelCinx1.1, whole genome shotgun sequence, one genomic window encodes:
- the LOC123669386 gene encoding uncharacterized protein LOC123669386, translated as MSNTEEKAPETIETNGNLNKDGERKNWVKFDDESPQESDLNAKSKVSDESVQSVTKSGASTSEIPAVLKTETVHINLDRSENNIEPLTQSAIMRNVEYINARHGFSNGDVIVTLLPTNTKWPWITAARFRPELVPEELMAQGLTLTVEEYVHAMELLVNDARFTIYNICYKRVLVCWVTIAFLVLLTLLFSGLTGLTLFSLGVMWLILNALAIFLCMWIKLKLSKGLEQCLASVNKLLNKHKLLLALDDRGRISCHKVNLCYIYFDSGPCIAHIQQFIESEEGKTIMKGWEQRLDVSANDIVIQGSQSTRLSRKQDMAEQVYLRYLQRWGKDFLRRRLDWTLDEEGGNPAAPRHLVNALCPCQYVEEILRNKEPKDTRACCPPCNNWLRRRGLD; from the exons atgagTAATACTGAAGAAAAGGCGCCTGAAACAATTGAAACAAATGGTAATTTAAACAAAGATGGAGAAAGAAAAAATTGGGTTAAATTTGATGATGAATCTCCTCAAGAAAGTGATTTAAACGCAAAATCGAAAGTCTCTGATGAATCTGTTCAATCAGTTACTAAATCAGGAGCTTCAACTTCAGAAATACCTGCTGTACTTAAAACCGAAACAGTTCACATAAATTTAGATCGCAGCGAAAACAATATTGAACCCCTTACGCAGAGTGCTATTATGAGAAATGTAGAATATATCAACGCTCGTCATGGTTTTT CTAATGGTGACGTTATTGTGACCTTGTTACCGACAAATACTAAATGGCCCTGGATTACTGCAGCAAGGTTTCGACCAGAACTAGTCCCTGAAGAGCTAATGGCTCAGGGCTTAACT TTGACTGTTGAGGAATATGTTCATGCTATGGAGCTTCTCGTGAATGATGCCCgatttacaatttacaatatCTGCTACAAAAGAGTTTTAGTTTGTTGGGTTACTATTGCATTTTTAGTACTCTTAACTTTACTTTTTTCGGGCTTGACGGGCCTGACTTTATTTTCACTTGGAGTTATGTGGCTTATTCTTAATGCGCTGGCCATTTTTCTCTGTATGTGGATAAAGTTAAAGCTCTCAAAAGGCTTAGAACAGTGTTTAGCAAGTGTTAATAAATTGTTGAATAAACACAAACTGTTACTGGCACTAGATGACAGAGGAAGAATATCATGTCACAAAGTGAACCTGTGCTATATTTACTTTGATTCAGGGCCATGTATAGCACATATACAACAGTTTATTGAAAGCGAAGAAGGCAAAACAATCATGAAAGGTTGGGAACAAAGATTAGATGTGTCCGCTAATGATATTGTAATTCAAGGCAGCCAATCAACAAGATTATCACGAAAACAG GATATGGCAGAGCAAGTTTACCTCCGATATCTCCAGCGGTGGGGCAAAGACTTCTTAAGGCGACGGCTCGATTGGACTCTAGACGAGGAAGGCGGCAATCCCGCGGCGCCAAGGCACTTAGTTAACGCACTCTGCCCTTGTCAATATGTAGAGGAGATATTGCGGAACAAAGAACCCAAAGATACTCGTGCCTGTTGTCCACCGTGCAACAACTGGCTCAGACGGCGCGGTCTCGACTAA